A genomic segment from Saccharomyces eubayanus strain FM1318 chromosome IX, whole genome shotgun sequence encodes:
- the YAP5 gene encoding Yap5p: MALPQIKPKESKESNLALMSKIHVSKNWKLPPRLPHRAGQRRKRPLPPHDEYEYEGEGEGESTGTGNEELQKKKRQNRDAQRAYRERKNNKLQALEDTIESLSKVIRNYESKLSRLQHELQDSNSENRALQSKLDALTSRQASMPAQDPILQNLIENFKPMKAIPIKYQHRNRNRNRNHHHGPNELPNSAKCGFCNDNSTCVCKELETGADKNGAALKDSSPPHSHCNKDNSSGLCSNCANIDKSCIDIQSIVH; encoded by the coding sequence ATGGCGTTGCCCCAGATCAAACCCAAGGAGTCCAAGGAAAGCAATCTCGCCCTCATGTCCAAGATCCATGTGTCCAAGAACTGGAAGCTGCCTCCAAGGCTCCCGCACCGAGCTGGCCAGAGAAGGAAGAGACCCCTCCCACCCCACGACGAGTACGAGTACGAGGGCGAGGGCGAGGGCGAGAGCACTGGGACTGGCAACGAGGAGCtccagaaaaagaaacgccAGAATAGGGACGCCCAGAGAGCATACAGAGAACGCAAAAATAACAAGCTGCAAGCGCTCGAGGACACCATAGAGTCTCTGAGCAAGGTCATCAGAAACTACGAGTCGAAACTCTCCCGCCTGCAGCACGAGCTGCAAGACAGCAACTCCGAAAACCGTGCGCTGCAGTCGAAACTGGACGCCCTCACCTCGCGGCAGGCCTCCATGCCCGCCCAGGACCCCATTCTGCAGAACCTGATCGAGAATTTCAAACCAATGAAGGCAATACCCATAAAATACCAGCACCGCAACCGCAACCGCAACCGCAACCACCACCACGGGCCAAACGAGCTGCCCAACTCCGCGAAGTGCGGCTTTTGTAACGACAACTCCACCTGCGTGTGCAAAGAGCTGGAAACTGGCGCCGACAAAAATGGCGCCGCGCTAAAGGATTCCTCTCCGCCTCATTCTCACTGCAACAAGGACAACTCCAGTGGGCTCTGCAGTAACTGCGCAAACATCGACAAGTCTTGTATCGACATCCAGTCCATTGTCCATTGA